The following are encoded together in the Candidatus Methylomirabilis oxygeniifera genome:
- a CDS encoding putative Type IV pilus biogenesis protein (Evidence 3 : Function proposed based on presence of conserved amino acid motif, structural feature or limited homology): MVFRQSRVGGECGYTLVELMTALAVIGIVSMVATPLFMTFLRAMETRGASQELATVLQQARELAIARNTNYQINVNGNQLQFWDTSTNQAWVGPGTDNQGFRRLVNQAQLVDPPANPIIFNPLGTARGGTITVQNAQDNTSSLDVIVATSGRVRIN; the protein is encoded by the coding sequence ATGGTCTTTCGACAGAGTCGAGTGGGCGGCGAATGTGGTTATACCCTCGTGGAACTGATGACCGCTCTTGCGGTCATCGGGATTGTCAGCATGGTGGCCACTCCTTTGTTTATGACCTTTCTCAGGGCGATGGAGACGCGGGGCGCCTCCCAAGAGCTCGCGACAGTCCTGCAGCAGGCCCGTGAGCTGGCCATCGCCCGTAACACGAATTATCAGATTAACGTCAACGGGAACCAGTTGCAGTTTTGGGATACCTCAACCAACCAGGCATGGGTCGGTCCTGGGACCGATAATCAGGGCTTCAGACGACTGGTCAATCAAGCTCAGCTTGTCGACCCGCCTGCCAACCCAATCATCTTTAACCCGCTTGGGACTGCCAGAGGCGGGACCATCACCGTACAGAACGCTCAGGATAATACGTCATCTCTGGATGTTATCGTCGCTACGTCGGGCCGTGTCCGAATCAATTAA
- a CDS encoding putative response regulator in two-component reguatory system, sigma54 dependent transcriptional regulator (Evidence 3 : Function proposed based on presence of conserved amino acid motif, structural feature or limited homology; Product type pr : putative regulator), giving the protein METILVVDDEQGIREFLTVLLEKQGYRVITASDGERALELIAHQSPDLVISDVRMPKMDGIGLLTGIRKTDPHLPVIMVTAYASMDSTIQAMRLGAHDYITKPFRIDEIRLVVEKALAKVRRPDDGTSQPAAIEEAQPAGLIGHSPKMVELYKLITRIAELDSTVLITGESGTGKELVARTIHCASSRAERPFLAINCGAIPEQLLESELFGHVKGSFTGAISHKAGLFEVANRGSILLDEIGEMSAVLQVKLLRFLQGQTFRRVGGTEDLEVDVRLIAATNKDLVKAMADGTFREDLFYRLNVIPIHLPPLRERTEDIPLLANRLLAQCVLRQRRGPTSISSEAMEILMRYHWPGNVRELENVVERAVALETTDQLSPASISVQVRADNEDGEKQPPWSFTLPSEGIDLENTVSQLEKDLMLQALERSGWVQSRAAELLNLTFRAFRYKVKKYGISKAH; this is encoded by the coding sequence TTGGAAACGATATTAGTCGTCGATGACGAGCAGGGAATACGCGAGTTTCTTACAGTGCTCCTGGAAAAACAAGGGTATCGCGTCATCACAGCCTCTGACGGCGAGCGGGCACTTGAACTCATTGCGCATCAGTCGCCGGATCTGGTGATCTCTGATGTTCGAATGCCGAAGATGGATGGGATCGGCCTTCTGACCGGCATACGGAAAACGGATCCGCATCTACCGGTCATCATGGTCACGGCGTACGCCTCCATGGATTCAACGATTCAGGCCATGCGATTAGGGGCGCATGACTATATCACCAAGCCTTTCCGGATCGACGAAATCCGATTGGTCGTAGAAAAGGCGCTGGCTAAGGTCAGGCGACCGGATGATGGAACCTCCCAGCCGGCCGCGATAGAGGAGGCGCAGCCCGCCGGGCTCATTGGCCACAGTCCGAAGATGGTTGAGCTGTATAAACTGATCACCCGGATTGCCGAACTGGATAGTACGGTCCTCATTACCGGGGAGAGCGGAACAGGCAAGGAGCTGGTCGCCAGAACCATCCACTGCGCAAGCTCTCGAGCTGAACGCCCGTTTCTCGCCATCAACTGCGGCGCCATACCTGAGCAACTGTTGGAGAGCGAGCTGTTTGGCCACGTCAAAGGCTCATTTACGGGGGCGATCTCCCACAAGGCCGGGCTCTTCGAAGTCGCGAATCGCGGCAGCATACTCCTGGATGAGATCGGCGAGATGAGCGCGGTCCTTCAGGTCAAGCTCCTTCGGTTCCTGCAGGGGCAGACCTTCCGGAGGGTAGGCGGGACAGAGGACCTGGAGGTGGATGTGCGCCTCATCGCTGCCACGAATAAGGATCTGGTGAAGGCGATGGCCGACGGCACGTTTCGCGAGGATCTGTTCTATCGGCTGAATGTGATCCCGATCCATCTGCCGCCGCTTCGCGAACGAACGGAGGATATCCCGTTACTGGCTAACAGACTGTTGGCCCAGTGCGTGCTTCGACAGCGGAGGGGGCCGACCTCAATCTCCTCGGAGGCCATGGAGATTCTGATGCGGTATCACTGGCCTGGCAATGTACGGGAACTTGAGAACGTCGTCGAACGGGCTGTCGCCCTCGAGACGACCGACCAGTTGTCGCCGGCCAGTATCTCCGTACAGGTGAGAGCAGACAATGAAGACGGGGAGAAGCAGCCGCCTTGGTCCTTCACTCTTCCGTCGGAGGGGATCGACTTGGAAAATACCGTCTCGCAGCTTGAGAAAGATCTGATGCTTCAAGCCCTCGAGCGCTCAGGATGGGTCCAGAGCAGGGCCGCAGAACTCCTCAATCTCACCTTTCGCGCCTTTCGGTACAAGGTCAAGAAGTACGGCATATCCAAAGCCCACTGA
- a CDS encoding protein of unknown function (Evidence 5 : No homology to any previously reported sequences) has product MRFQSAPSRPTPNPVVGTIGPFVTALELVTYPGTAILQIMSMVDSCIGLRLNLLGGSWTSP; this is encoded by the coding sequence TTGCGGTTCCAATCCGCCCCTTCAAGGCCCACTCCAAATCCTGTCGTGGGGACTATAGGCCCCTTCGTCACAGCTTTAGAGTTGGTAACCTACCCAGGAACTGCTATTCTACAGATCATGTCGATGGTGGATTCTTGTATCGGGCTACGACTCAATCTCCTTGGCGGGTCCTGGACCTCGCCCTAA
- a CDS encoding protein of unknown function (Evidence 5 : No homology to any previously reported sequences) produces MQATCHLDFDTLTDQKANSIVMVPGLPVHHENPPNSPLSKGRIRGGISVVGDFLSKEMGSSLADSIRVEGSSG; encoded by the coding sequence GTGCAGGCGACGTGCCATCTCGACTTCGACACCCTGACTGATCAGAAGGCTAATAGCATTGTCATGGTACCAGGGCTACCCGTGCATCATGAAAATCCCCCAAACTCCCCTCTATCAAAGGGGAGAATCCGAGGGGGGATTTCAGTCGTGGGCGATTTTCTAAGTAAAGAGATGGGATCAAGCCTTGCCGACAGTATCAGGGTAGAAGGGAGCAGCGGATGA
- a CDS encoding putative Fimbrial protein pilin (Evidence 3 : Function proposed based on presence of conserved amino acid motif, structural feature or limited homology) yields MERLRKKLIGRKGGFTLIELMVVVAIIGILAAMAVPLYANMQARSRIGRAQSDLRVMMGTLSAFAAHCGDVPGSVLAQNWPGTAPTANTCAGALAATGITPLTVAVTDAALISAGPFFTAGNEPTPPAGWQYAMTKNAGVANYTLTATPPAGEGNPITMP; encoded by the coding sequence ATGGAACGGCTGAGGAAGAAACTGATTGGACGGAAGGGTGGATTTACATTGATTGAGCTGATGGTTGTTGTGGCGATCATCGGTATCCTTGCGGCGATGGCCGTCCCACTGTATGCCAACATGCAGGCGCGGTCGCGGATCGGCAGAGCCCAAAGCGATCTGCGGGTGATGATGGGCACGCTCAGCGCCTTCGCGGCCCACTGTGGTGATGTGCCTGGGAGTGTGCTTGCGCAAAACTGGCCAGGAACGGCACCAACAGCCAACACCTGCGCCGGGGCACTTGCTGCCACCGGGATCACGCCCCTGACCGTGGCGGTCACCGATGCTGCCCTGATCTCAGCGGGGCCGTTCTTCACAGCCGGGAATGAGCCGACACCGCCGGCGGGCTGGCAGTACGCGATGACGAAGAATGCTGGGGTGGCTAACTACACCCTCACCGCTACGCCTCCTGCGGGTGAAGGGAATCCCATCACGATGCCGTAA
- a CDS encoding exported protein of unknown function (Evidence 5 : No homology to any previously reported sequences), which yields MKYQRFGNDQGLILPLALMAFVVLGALAAAILSIGGSEAQIASNHLRTIQAQFLAEAGLEHAFNTLRTTSSLVTNANVNLQTLLSNPSLGGAGSYTVQHQKAGDYTVRVVSTGASAIGGAQAIRRAVMSTFFRSNDAILTDGSMTIGGSTGVLATGGICGNVHANGNLTLNGSSVTINGNATASGTYSNPGGATVGAGSGGGTPTETVPHIDPADFLAAATNLLAGHLDHLYQMTVNANGQGEVRDGSGSLLQTLNSGDTSTCGWKYTADTPLATWKLNSGTPCNGTYYFQGTAEVASTLGDDSNPWKTTLIATGDVKITGNPTIGADAAYTVHDSLFIAGRDVKIQGTPDNGYNGLIAAHEQFDLSGTGTIVGLIIGENALDTPGSLVSANTVNGNITLTYNCGSNPPLQGPLQILSWGL from the coding sequence ATGAAGTATCAGCGGTTTGGAAATGATCAGGGGCTGATCCTTCCGCTCGCGCTCATGGCCTTCGTCGTCCTGGGGGCGCTCGCGGCTGCCATTCTGTCGATCGGCGGCTCTGAGGCGCAGATCGCATCCAACCATCTGCGCACCATCCAGGCCCAGTTCCTGGCCGAGGCCGGTCTGGAGCATGCCTTCAACACACTGCGGACGACGTCGAGCCTCGTGACAAACGCCAATGTCAACCTTCAGACTCTCCTATCCAATCCGTCGTTGGGCGGGGCAGGAAGCTATACTGTTCAGCACCAGAAGGCAGGAGATTACACGGTGAGGGTGGTGTCAACCGGCGCCAGTGCTATTGGAGGGGCTCAAGCGATTCGAAGAGCCGTCATGAGCACCTTTTTTCGCTCCAATGACGCCATCCTGACCGACGGGAGTATGACAATTGGGGGCAGCACAGGCGTGTTAGCAACTGGTGGGATATGCGGGAACGTTCATGCCAACGGTAATCTTACCCTGAATGGCAGCAGTGTCACAATTAACGGCAACGCCACCGCCAGCGGCACTTATTCGAATCCCGGCGGCGCAACTGTCGGTGCCGGCAGCGGGGGCGGCACACCGACAGAAACAGTTCCGCACATCGATCCGGCCGATTTCCTAGCCGCCGCGACGAACCTGCTTGCAGGCCACCTGGATCACCTATATCAGATGACAGTGAACGCGAACGGTCAGGGTGAGGTACGCGACGGCAGCGGCTCCCTGCTTCAGACCCTGAATTCCGGAGATACTTCCACTTGCGGATGGAAGTACACCGCCGACACCCCCCTTGCTACATGGAAATTAAACAGCGGTACACCCTGCAACGGCACATACTACTTCCAAGGAACCGCAGAAGTGGCAAGCACTCTAGGCGATGATTCCAACCCATGGAAAACTACCCTGATTGCAACCGGCGATGTTAAGATTACAGGTAATCCGACGATAGGCGCCGACGCCGCCTATACCGTTCACGATTCCTTGTTTATTGCAGGCCGTGATGTCAAAATCCAAGGCACCCCAGACAATGGCTACAACGGGCTGATAGCAGCTCATGAACAGTTCGATCTCAGCGGCACTGGGACCATTGTCGGGCTCATCATTGGTGAAAACGCCCTCGACACGCCCGGCAGCCTTGTGAGCGCCAACACCGTGAACGGCAATATTACGCTCACGTACAATTGCGGTTCCAATCCGCCCCTTCAAGGCCCACTCCAAATCCTGTCGTGGGGACTATAG
- a CDS encoding protein of unknown function (Evidence 5 : No homology to any previously reported sequences), translating to MRRVAETEGYSLIELLIVLAIAGLIGGAILGVYRVSQDTYIRASSLEAAQAGARAGLDRMANELRLIGSYWVGANGAGNAITAASPISITFMANVDDSSVINGVEATATAFTANTVTLSLDATATTNAFRVYADPNSGLNDYIYIADGGTRDVRQITGIGGSTINLPIASPLSSAYPVGSIVRDVKTITYARNAVATSTCQPLTCLTRRQGGANAEAIVDNVTGLTFTYFGGDGVTQTTNAALIREIQIVLTVQSPDGSARRMTTRVKPRSLP from the coding sequence ATGAGGCGTGTTGCTGAAACTGAGGGGTATAGCCTCATTGAGCTGTTGATCGTCCTGGCGATTGCGGGCTTAATTGGCGGGGCCATCTTGGGAGTCTACCGGGTCTCGCAGGACACCTATATCCGGGCCAGTTCCCTGGAGGCTGCTCAGGCAGGGGCGAGGGCAGGCCTGGATCGTATGGCGAACGAGCTGAGACTGATCGGCTCTTACTGGGTCGGCGCGAACGGCGCAGGCAACGCGATCACGGCTGCCTCCCCGATCAGCATCACCTTTATGGCGAACGTCGACGACTCTTCGGTGATCAATGGCGTTGAGGCGACAGCCACCGCATTTACCGCGAACACTGTTACTTTAAGCCTAGACGCAACAGCGACCACCAATGCCTTCAGGGTGTATGCGGATCCGAATTCGGGTCTGAACGATTATATCTATATCGCCGACGGGGGTACGCGGGATGTCAGGCAGATAACGGGCATAGGCGGCAGCACCATTAACCTTCCAATTGCATCACCCCTCAGTTCTGCCTATCCTGTAGGCAGTATTGTCCGGGATGTTAAGACTATTACCTATGCCAGAAATGCGGTTGCCACCTCTACGTGCCAACCTTTGACTTGTCTCACTAGGAGGCAGGGCGGAGCCAACGCCGAAGCCATTGTCGATAATGTGACAGGCCTGACCTTCACCTATTTCGGCGGCGATGGGGTGACGCAGACTACGAATGCAGCCCTTATCAGGGAGATTCAGATCGTCCTCACCGTTCAGAGCCCGGATGGCAGCGCGCGCCGCATGACCACCAGGGTCAAGCCAAGGAGCCTGCCATGA
- a CDS encoding membrane protein of unknown function (Evidence 5 : No homology to any previously reported sequences), whose translation MFERALDILPILTTLLLLSIYPLLRYLPDDPFWAEVFRFAVITIWIGYLIINQVRAHKTRQELLTNMETDWHSRLDTSGRPFSHYAILMPLKRESNRRVLFQAMRSIERQRYPHGHITLIPIVEAEDGETLQALDDLIPTFEQTFRIRLLTYPTDGIMNRCKATSISTAGRYLARLIDDGTLRDENLKILIIDADTILHPQDLAFREHSHRQEAERAMTRGDRGVVLQSLTTYTSNYWKVPMLPRLHNSGFVLYQLGKMQTTGDYLVLGPGTSLPFRDFRAVDYFEPNRHNEDMQFRYKVVMEGFRVAPIKMPTWGQAPLTTRESWSQIARWARGAVDVKFVVNYARRFDDVRVPLLKRRLFLALRALFANAMPPLMVFLPAQLILISWISPCVRELWPFQVFLSPDVLALRIGSKSLCVSPLAAFNLQFQTIVLTASMLLSMVLVPHTLKPIIHQQPPHRWRQARKLFEWSRLTFTPVNLHNYVLMATAQLYMQARLALGISITHTETTRK comes from the coding sequence GTGTTCGAGCGGGCCTTAGATATTCTTCCTATTCTTACGACCCTTCTGCTCCTCTCAATCTACCCGCTCCTCCGATATCTTCCTGACGATCCGTTTTGGGCCGAGGTCTTTCGATTTGCCGTTATCACCATCTGGATCGGCTACCTGATCATCAATCAGGTCCGCGCCCACAAGACGCGACAGGAGCTGCTGACCAACATGGAGACCGACTGGCACAGCAGGCTCGATACCTCCGGCCGCCCCTTCAGTCATTATGCGATCCTCATGCCTTTGAAGCGGGAGAGTAACCGCCGCGTGCTGTTTCAGGCGATGCGTTCGATCGAGCGGCAGCGCTACCCGCACGGGCACATCACCCTGATACCGATCGTGGAAGCGGAAGATGGAGAGACGCTTCAAGCGCTGGACGATCTCATCCCGACGTTTGAGCAGACCTTCAGAATCCGACTGCTCACCTATCCCACCGACGGGATCATGAACAGATGCAAGGCAACGTCGATCAGTACAGCAGGCCGGTATCTCGCGCGGCTGATCGATGACGGGACGCTGCGGGATGAGAATCTGAAGATTCTGATCATCGATGCCGACACAATTCTGCATCCACAGGATCTTGCCTTCCGGGAGCATAGCCATCGGCAGGAAGCGGAACGCGCGATGACCAGGGGGGACCGAGGGGTCGTCCTGCAGTCACTGACCACCTACACCTCGAACTACTGGAAGGTGCCGATGCTGCCTCGCCTGCACAACTCCGGGTTCGTTCTGTATCAGTTGGGAAAGATGCAGACTACCGGCGACTATCTGGTCCTGGGTCCGGGAACAAGCCTCCCCTTCCGTGATTTCCGCGCGGTGGACTACTTTGAACCGAATCGTCACAACGAGGATATGCAGTTCAGGTACAAGGTCGTGATGGAAGGGTTTCGCGTCGCCCCTATCAAAATGCCGACCTGGGGACAGGCGCCGCTCACCACCAGAGAGTCGTGGAGCCAGATCGCCCGTTGGGCCCGCGGCGCCGTAGACGTCAAATTCGTCGTCAATTATGCGCGAAGATTTGACGACGTGCGGGTGCCGCTGCTCAAGCGAAGGTTATTCCTGGCGCTTCGAGCGCTATTTGCCAACGCCATGCCGCCCCTTATGGTCTTTTTGCCGGCGCAACTGATTCTGATCTCCTGGATCAGCCCCTGCGTCAGAGAGTTGTGGCCGTTTCAGGTATTCCTTTCGCCCGATGTACTCGCCTTACGGATCGGGAGCAAAAGCCTGTGCGTGAGTCCGCTCGCCGCTTTTAATCTCCAGTTCCAGACGATTGTACTGACCGCTTCGATGCTCCTGAGCATGGTGCTGGTCCCCCACACGCTGAAGCCGATCATTCATCAGCAACCGCCTCACCGTTGGCGGCAGGCCAGGAAACTTTTTGAGTGGTCTCGCCTTACCTTCACGCCGGTCAACCTGCACAACTATGTCCTGATGGCCACGGCACAGCTTTACATGCAGGCTCGCCTGGCCCTGGGCATCTCCATCACGCATACGGAGACTACCCGCAAATGA
- a CDS encoding Type 4 prepilin-like proteins leader peptide processing enzyme: MTIPLGLVVGSFLNVCIWRIPRDESLVFPGSHCPQCNAPVKWSDNIPIISFLLLAGRCRRCKTPIPWRYPLVEGLTAGLYFTTVLHFGIATRTVFLLLFLSVLVVITFIDLDHGIIPHILSLPGIPIGLVASLLTFDPPPFEAATGALVGAGLVYLVAVYAEVAFQQESMGGGDVNLLSMIGAFLGWRLMLVSFGVAVIAGACLSLALIASRVLSRKDRIPFGPFLALGAVVALFVGDEVIDWYLGLFG, from the coding sequence TTGACCATCCCCCTGGGGCTCGTGGTCGGAAGTTTCCTGAATGTCTGTATTTGGCGTATCCCACGCGACGAATCCCTCGTCTTTCCCGGATCGCACTGTCCTCAGTGCAATGCGCCGGTCAAATGGTCCGACAATATCCCCATTATCAGCTTTCTCCTGCTTGCGGGTCGATGCCGTCGGTGTAAGACACCGATTCCCTGGCGTTACCCGCTTGTAGAAGGGCTAACCGCAGGCCTTTACTTTACGACGGTCTTACACTTCGGCATTGCCACCCGAACAGTGTTCCTCCTTCTTTTCCTCTCAGTATTGGTGGTGATCACATTCATCGATCTGGACCATGGCATCATTCCCCATATCCTCAGTCTTCCCGGTATACCGATCGGGCTCGTCGCAAGCCTCCTAACCTTCGATCCGCCTCCGTTTGAAGCCGCGACGGGAGCGCTGGTCGGTGCCGGACTGGTCTATCTGGTTGCGGTATATGCAGAGGTAGCCTTTCAGCAAGAGAGCATGGGCGGCGGTGATGTGAACCTGCTGAGCATGATCGGCGCCTTCCTCGGGTGGCGCCTCATGCTCGTCTCTTTTGGCGTCGCGGTCATCGCTGGCGCCTGTCTTTCGTTGGCGCTGATAGCATCCCGTGTGCTGTCGCGGAAGGACCGGATCCCGTTCGGGCCGTTTTTAGCGCTCGGCGCAGTCGTTGCTCTGTTTGTCGGTGATGAGGTGATCGACTGGTATCTGGGTCTCTTCGGGTAA
- a CDS encoding putative Multi-sensor signal transduction histidine kinase precursor (Evidence 3 : Function proposed based on presence of conserved amino acid motif, structural feature or limited homology), whose protein sequence is MTDTNEPASEDVALGRQIKWLIGLRLLVAFLFLGSAGILAIREHPPFTLTPLFVLIACACLLTVLYSILLNRTMRLRQLCSLQLWIDAVLATALVHYTGGIKSVFAFVYIFPVLAASVLLSRRSSLLLASAGTILYGALINIQIYGLTEETPFLFTGSTTHDPAYALLQFSVNSATFFLVALLGSQLAERLKETGRELEAQRIDLRNLRTLHEDIVENIPSGVITLDLTGKIVSFNRGAQKIIGIAVEQIRDKNWRETPFGAIKELEVFFSTPTSAFAGCSQELPIRGLDGHPIPVGINLTPLKSSEGRLIGLVGIFQDLTERRKTEARLRQADRLATAGQLAAGLAHEVRNPLAAISGCIELIKEAGTARPQLLDIVLREAERLKLVTGQFLDFAKPTLASQKQCNLVALVAEAVSLLEKSCDSAHPVTFSIQREAEEVMAAGDPDQLKQALWNLGLNAIQAMQMGGRLSFVIRRHGSENGDNWVGIELTDTGQGIPPEEVERIFDPFYTTKPGGTGLGLTITQKIIDNLGGRIEVISREGGGSTFRVLLKQAPDE, encoded by the coding sequence ATGACGGACACAAACGAGCCTGCGTCTGAAGACGTTGCGCTGGGCCGACAGATCAAATGGCTGATCGGTCTCCGGCTCCTCGTGGCGTTCCTGTTTTTGGGCTCAGCCGGTATTCTTGCTATCCGGGAGCACCCGCCCTTTACGCTGACCCCCCTCTTTGTCTTAATCGCCTGCGCCTGCCTTCTCACCGTCCTCTATTCGATCTTACTGAACCGTACTATGCGACTGAGGCAGCTCTGCAGCCTGCAGCTCTGGATCGACGCGGTCCTGGCTACCGCCCTGGTACACTATACCGGTGGGATCAAGAGTGTCTTTGCGTTTGTCTACATCTTTCCCGTCCTGGCCGCATCCGTGCTCCTATCCAGGCGATCGAGCCTGTTACTCGCAAGCGCCGGCACCATACTGTACGGAGCGCTGATCAATATTCAGATCTATGGGCTCACGGAGGAGACGCCGTTCCTCTTTACGGGAAGCACCACGCATGACCCCGCATACGCGCTCCTCCAGTTCTCCGTCAATAGTGCGACCTTTTTTCTTGTGGCGCTCCTAGGCAGTCAACTTGCCGAGCGGCTCAAAGAAACGGGCCGCGAACTGGAAGCGCAACGGATCGACCTCCGCAATCTCCGGACCCTTCACGAGGACATTGTTGAAAATATCCCAAGCGGGGTCATAACGCTGGACCTCACTGGAAAGATCGTATCGTTCAACCGGGGGGCGCAGAAGATCATCGGCATTGCGGTAGAGCAGATACGAGACAAGAACTGGCGAGAGACCCCTTTTGGAGCGATTAAGGAGCTTGAGGTATTCTTCTCCACCCCCACGTCTGCCTTTGCCGGATGCTCCCAAGAGCTTCCGATCCGAGGCCTAGACGGCCATCCGATCCCGGTTGGGATCAACCTGACACCCCTGAAGTCATCAGAAGGCAGACTTATAGGCCTTGTGGGCATCTTTCAGGATCTGACGGAGCGGAGAAAGACAGAGGCCAGGCTCCGTCAAGCCGACCGGTTAGCGACGGCGGGCCAACTGGCAGCCGGACTGGCGCATGAAGTGAGGAATCCTCTGGCCGCGATAAGCGGTTGCATCGAACTGATAAAGGAAGCGGGAACAGCCAGACCTCAACTGCTCGATATCGTTCTTCGCGAGGCCGAGCGACTCAAGCTGGTAACCGGACAGTTCTTGGATTTCGCGAAGCCGACCCTGGCCTCACAGAAGCAGTGCAACCTCGTCGCGCTGGTTGCAGAGGCGGTCTCGCTCTTGGAAAAGAGCTGCGACAGCGCTCACCCGGTGACCTTTTCCATTCAGCGTGAGGCCGAGGAGGTCATGGCTGCAGGCGACCCCGATCAGCTAAAACAGGCGCTGTGGAATCTTGGGCTCAACGCGATCCAGGCTATGCAGATGGGCGGTCGGCTCAGCTTTGTTATCCGACGTCACGGATCTGAAAACGGCGATAACTGGGTGGGGATAGAGCTGACCGACACCGGACAAGGAATCCCGCCGGAGGAGGTCGAACGAATTTTTGATCCATTCTATACGACGAAGCCTGGCGGTACAGGCCTGGGGCTGACCATCACACAGAAGATCATCGATAATCTCGGCGGCCGGATCGAGGTGATCAGTCGGGAAGGTGGCGGGTCAACCTTTCGCGTCTTGCTCAAACAGGCTCCGGATGAATAG
- a CDS encoding conserved exported protein of unknown function (Evidence 4 : Homologs of previously reported genes of unknown function), with protein MREARGFTLVEVLIALAILTVAVLGVAATTALQGGGGSAGAVSFGQAAVTRGYYLSTATMLAQDRLEQVKRQALSSFPPAGFPNEGFETIPVGPGPGCPCYPNFGRQVSIVAGPAADTRQVTVTVAFTLPTAQGANQESINISTLVAARP; from the coding sequence ATGCGAGAAGCGCGCGGATTTACCCTCGTCGAGGTCCTGATTGCCCTCGCGATTCTTACAGTAGCCGTTTTAGGGGTGGCAGCAACGACCGCGCTTCAAGGCGGCGGCGGGAGCGCGGGCGCCGTCTCCTTCGGCCAGGCTGCCGTCACGCGAGGCTATTATCTATCGACGGCGACCATGCTCGCCCAGGACCGGCTGGAACAGGTGAAGCGACAAGCACTATCCAGTTTCCCTCCGGCCGGCTTCCCGAATGAAGGATTTGAGACGATACCAGTAGGCCCTGGACCCGGTTGTCCATGCTATCCGAACTTTGGCCGACAGGTGAGCATCGTGGCCGGTCCGGCCGCGGATACCAGGCAGGTGACCGTCACCGTGGCCTTCACCCTTCCGACGGCTCAGGGGGCGAACCAGGAAAGCATTAATATCAGTACGCTCGTCGCCGCCAGACCGTAA